The following proteins are co-located in the Microcystis wesenbergii NRERC-220 genome:
- a CDS encoding polyphosphate kinase 2 family protein, with product MVSKIDRQAFLQSLIVPPGKEISLHKDYDPGFKPDYITKEDATLLLQQGIEKMAEFQDKLYAQDTYALLINLQAMDAAGKDGTIRHVMSGLNPQGCQVFSFKVPSAEELDHDYLWRYYKALPERGRIGIFNRSYYEELLVVRVHQNLLERQKLPPEDRTKKVWQRRFEEINNFEKYLVNNGVIVLKFFLNVSKGEQKKRFLERIDRPEKNWKFSENDVKERAFWGDYMKAYEEVFNHTSTEWAPWYIIPADRKWFTRLAVGAVIYHTLESLGLRYPTVTEEHRQALLKAKEILENEPD from the coding sequence ATGGTCAGCAAAATTGATCGCCAAGCATTTTTACAATCCTTAATCGTGCCACCGGGTAAAGAAATTTCTCTGCACAAAGACTACGATCCCGGGTTTAAGCCAGACTACATTACCAAAGAAGATGCCACGCTGCTGCTGCAACAGGGGATCGAAAAAATGGCCGAGTTTCAAGATAAACTTTATGCTCAGGATACCTATGCCCTGTTAATTAATCTGCAAGCCATGGATGCGGCGGGTAAAGATGGTACGATCAGGCACGTTATGTCGGGTTTAAATCCCCAAGGCTGTCAGGTATTTAGCTTTAAAGTTCCCTCGGCCGAAGAACTAGATCACGATTATCTCTGGCGATATTATAAAGCCTTACCGGAGCGGGGTCGTATCGGTATTTTTAATCGTTCTTACTACGAAGAATTATTAGTCGTGCGCGTCCATCAAAATTTATTGGAACGGCAAAAACTCCCCCCGGAAGATAGAACCAAGAAAGTTTGGCAGCGACGTTTTGAGGAGATTAATAATTTTGAAAAATATCTGGTTAATAATGGGGTTATTGTCCTAAAATTCTTTCTCAATGTTTCTAAAGGAGAACAGAAAAAACGATTTTTGGAAAGAATTGATCGCCCAGAAAAAAACTGGAAGTTTTCCGAAAATGATGTCAAAGAAAGAGCTTTTTGGGGTGATTACATGAAAGCCTACGAGGAGGTATTCAATCATACCAGTACCGAATGGGCCCCCTGGTATATTATCCCGGCTGATCGCAAATGGTTTACCCGTTTAGCTGTGGGGGCGGTTATTTATCACACCCTGGAATCCCTCGGTTTACGATATCCCACCGTCACCGAAGAACATCGCCAAGCTTTACTGAAAGCCAAAGAAATCCTCGAAAATGAGCCAGATTAA
- the ureC gene encoding urease subunit alpha produces the protein MNYRIDRRTYAETYGPTVGDKVRLADTELFIEVEKDFTSYGDEVKFGGGKVIRDGMGQSPISREDGAVDLVITNALILDWWGIVKADVGIKDGKIYKIGKAGNPHIQDNVDIIIGPATEALAGEGMILTAGGIDAHIHFICPQQIETAIASGITTMIGGGTGPATGTNATTCTPGEWNIYRMLEAAEAFPMNLGFLGKGNSSQPEGLAEQVKAGVIGLKLHEDWGTTPAAIDTCLSVADKYDVQVAIHTDTLNEAGFVEATIAAFKNRVIHTYHTEGAGGGHAPDIIRVCGEMNVLPSSTNPTRPYTTNTLEEHLDMLMVCHHLDRSIPEDVAFAESRIRRETIAAEDILHDLGAFSIISSDSQAMGRVGEVIIRTWQTAHKMRVQRGRLTGETGENDNLRARRYIAKYTINPAITHGISDHVGSIEVGKLADLVLWKPAFFGVKPEIVLKGGLIAWAQMGDANASIPTPQPVYMRPMFASFGGAIAKTSLTFVSKYAMKAGIPEKLKLKKTAVAVSNTRNISKASMKLNDALPRMEVNPETYEVRADGELLICEPATVLPMAQRYFLF, from the coding sequence ATGAATTATCGCATCGATCGCCGCACCTATGCAGAAACCTACGGCCCCACCGTCGGAGATAAAGTTCGCCTAGCAGACACGGAATTATTTATCGAAGTCGAAAAAGATTTCACCAGCTACGGCGATGAGGTAAAATTCGGCGGCGGTAAAGTAATTCGCGATGGTATGGGCCAATCCCCCATTTCTAGGGAAGATGGGGCGGTAGATCTAGTGATTACTAATGCCTTAATTCTCGACTGGTGGGGCATCGTTAAAGCCGATGTGGGCATTAAAGACGGCAAAATTTATAAAATCGGTAAAGCGGGCAATCCCCACATTCAAGATAATGTCGATATTATTATCGGTCCTGCCACCGAGGCATTAGCCGGGGAAGGGATGATTTTGACGGCAGGGGGGATTGATGCCCATATTCATTTTATCTGTCCCCAACAAATTGAGACAGCGATTGCGTCTGGGATTACCACAATGATTGGTGGCGGGACCGGACCTGCGACGGGAACTAATGCCACCACCTGCACCCCGGGAGAATGGAACATCTATCGAATGCTAGAGGCGGCCGAAGCTTTCCCGATGAATTTGGGTTTTTTGGGTAAAGGCAATAGCAGTCAGCCGGAAGGACTAGCGGAACAGGTAAAAGCGGGGGTAATTGGCTTAAAACTCCATGAAGATTGGGGAACCACTCCGGCAGCCATTGATACCTGTTTAAGCGTGGCCGATAAGTACGATGTGCAGGTGGCGATTCATACGGATACTCTCAATGAGGCCGGTTTTGTCGAGGCCACTATCGCCGCTTTTAAAAATCGCGTCATTCACACCTACCACACGGAAGGGGCCGGCGGTGGTCATGCTCCCGATATTATCAGGGTTTGCGGGGAAATGAACGTTTTACCCTCCTCTACTAATCCCACCCGTCCCTATACGACGAATACCTTAGAGGAACACCTCGATATGTTGATGGTTTGTCATCATTTAGACCGGAGTATTCCCGAAGATGTGGCTTTTGCTGAATCCCGCATCCGCCGCGAAACTATTGCCGCCGAGGATATTCTCCACGATTTAGGGGCTTTTAGCATCATTTCCTCCGATTCTCAAGCGATGGGACGAGTGGGAGAAGTAATTATCCGCACTTGGCAAACTGCCCACAAAATGCGGGTACAACGGGGCAGACTGACCGGGGAAACGGGAGAGAATGATAATCTGCGGGCAAGACGATATATTGCTAAATATACGATTAATCCTGCTATTACTCATGGTATATCCGATCATGTCGGTTCCATCGAGGTGGGCAAATTAGCCGATTTGGTTCTCTGGAAACCGGCATTTTTTGGCGTAAAACCGGAAATTGTCCTGAAAGGCGGTTTAATCGCCTGGGCGCAAATGGGCGACGCTAATGCCAGTATTCCCACACCCCAACCGGTTTATATGCGTCCCATGTTTGCCTCTTTTGGTGGTGCGATCGCCAAAACTTCCTTGACATTTGTTTCTAAATATGCTATGAAAGCGGGCATTCCTGAGAAGTTAAAGCTGAAAAAAACCGCCGTGGCCGTGTCGAATACGCGCAATATCAGTAAGGCCAGTATGAAGCTGAATGACGCTTTACCGCGCATGGAAGTTAATCCCGAAACCTACGAAGTGCGTGCTGACGGGGAATTATTAATCTGTGAACCTGCTACGGTTTTACCCATGGCCCAACGCTATTTCTTATTTTGA
- a CDS encoding aromatic ring-hydroxylating oxygenase subunit alpha, translated as MKTLVPISWYSDPEIFKKEQIVLFQNLWNFVGLTTDLENHNDYIAKDLGGQAIFVQNFRGELRAFDNICSHRFSKIHQEEKGNGPVRCPYHGWIYDSAGIPINIPLQSRFDFSDCTPESFQLKQWLVDTCGSFVFVKKNDDGLTLKEYLGGMYSRLLDFSESMGEKVDCQEMIIKANWKIIVENTLDSYHIWDVHPNSLGKYGAVDGYYWNDDFHSTYLSKAKKLDAKVRKFTTAFADRKLKIDGYQHYLIFPLLTLSTLFGMSLNMHVFTPLSSTETKVTNYTFMGKLDNASLEKILFDMSSKASANLVTQVWDEDKPVCESVQLGMVSIDNSRDYKQGILSSDERRLHTFQQPYLKLMNLVPSAA; from the coding sequence ATGAAAACCCTTGTGCCGATTTCTTGGTATTCCGATCCCGAGATTTTCAAGAAAGAGCAAATAGTTCTCTTTCAAAACCTTTGGAACTTTGTCGGATTGACCACCGATTTAGAAAATCATAATGACTATATTGCTAAAGATCTAGGAGGACAAGCTATTTTTGTCCAGAATTTTCGTGGAGAATTACGAGCGTTTGATAATATCTGTTCCCATCGTTTTAGTAAGATTCATCAAGAGGAAAAGGGGAATGGGCCAGTTAGATGTCCCTACCACGGATGGATTTATGACAGTGCTGGCATCCCGATTAACATTCCCTTACAGTCCCGCTTCGATTTTTCCGATTGTACACCGGAATCTTTCCAATTGAAACAATGGTTAGTTGATACTTGTGGCTCCTTTGTTTTTGTGAAAAAAAATGATGATGGTCTGACCCTCAAAGAGTATTTAGGAGGGATGTATAGTCGGTTATTAGATTTTTCAGAGTCAATGGGTGAGAAAGTTGACTGTCAAGAAATGATCATTAAAGCCAACTGGAAAATTATCGTTGAAAATACTTTAGATAGCTACCACATCTGGGATGTCCATCCCAACTCTCTGGGCAAGTATGGAGCAGTTGATGGGTATTATTGGAATGACGACTTCCATTCGACTTACCTCAGTAAAGCGAAAAAGCTAGATGCAAAAGTCAGAAAGTTTACCACAGCTTTTGCAGATCGAAAACTGAAGATAGATGGCTACCAGCATTATTTGATTTTCCCACTTTTAACCTTGTCCACTCTGTTTGGGATGTCTTTAAATATGCACGTTTTCACGCCTCTTAGTTCTACAGAAACCAAGGTTACCAACTATACCTTTATGGGAAAACTTGATAATGCCAGTCTGGAGAAAATTCTATTTGATATGAGTAGCAAAGCCTCAGCTAACTTAGTTACTCAAGTTTGGGATGAAGACAAACCTGTCTGCGAATCAGTCCAGCTAGGAATGGTTTCAATCGATAACTCAAGGGATTATAAGCAGGGAATTCTTAGCAGTGACGAGCGCCGTCTTCATACTTTTCAACAACCTTATCTTAAGCTGATGAATTTGGTGCCATCCGCTGCCTGA
- a CDS encoding tetratricopeptide repeat protein: MSFTPQVKRVTKPTQKSPSIKTASQLMKEKRYDEAREAFEEILEKDPGSKQAHLGIGSICLKQKDYEGALIHFGSARRIDPMMAKAALAVGNVYYKQNELDSAIEAFKDALNIDPTTPAGYLGMGRVLLKQKKYPQAKEQVQKALVFNPQLTPGRLLMSQIYQEQGNTKAAIDEIESALRMNPTAWSAYQALGNIYLKQKQYNLARKNFEGAQQLNPKIPVVAKMGYIEALIASNALDEAAEILRDLPNKKPIEAKKQKLWGDLYTRQGFTKEAAEAYRAANLLAAEQGEVASELSTLDMLIEEDDDKLG, encoded by the coding sequence ATGTCGTTTACGCCGCAAGTCAAGCGAGTTACCAAGCCTACTCAAAAAAGCCCATCAATTAAAACAGCGTCTCAACTAATGAAGGAAAAGCGCTATGATGAAGCTCGGGAGGCTTTTGAAGAAATCCTTGAAAAAGACCCAGGCTCTAAGCAAGCTCATCTTGGTATAGGCAGCATCTGTTTAAAACAAAAAGATTATGAAGGAGCTTTGATCCACTTCGGGTCGGCGAGGAGAATTGACCCAATGATGGCTAAAGCTGCTCTTGCCGTTGGCAATGTTTACTACAAGCAAAATGAACTGGACTCGGCCATTGAAGCTTTTAAAGATGCCCTTAATATCGACCCTACTACCCCTGCTGGTTATCTGGGGATGGGGAGGGTTTTATTAAAGCAAAAGAAATACCCTCAAGCTAAAGAGCAAGTTCAAAAAGCACTGGTCTTTAACCCTCAGTTAACTCCAGGGCGCTTGCTCATGTCTCAGATTTACCAAGAACAAGGAAATACAAAGGCAGCAATTGATGAAATCGAGTCTGCACTGAGGATGAATCCAACAGCTTGGAGTGCTTATCAAGCCCTAGGAAATATCTACCTAAAACAAAAACAATATAACCTCGCCCGCAAAAATTTTGAAGGTGCTCAGCAATTAAATCCTAAAATTCCTGTCGTTGCCAAAATGGGTTATATAGAGGCTTTAATTGCAAGCAATGCTCTCGATGAAGCAGCCGAGATTTTACGCGATCTGCCGAACAAAAAACCCATAGAAGCCAAAAAACAAAAATTATGGGGGGATCTTTATACTCGTCAAGGATTTACCAAAGAAGCGGCAGAAGCCTATCGAGCAGCCAATTTACTGGCGGCAGAACAAGGAGAGGTCGCCAGCGAACTTTCCACTTTAGATATGCTGATAGAAGAAGATGACGATAAATTAGGATAA
- a CDS encoding sulfatase-like hydrolase/transferase, which yields MYIVMDSCRHDSYSAASTPNMDRLGKAERRYSYASWTSPSHYAMLMGMVPHKSPRGVFASEVYKQEFAKWVDRLGIPDLSFKTFIPQLSLPKVLKNQGYKTIGRVSLPVLNQFTSINKYFDDYRLMPTHNEFAKMVEEVEFPDEQPQFYFFNLGETHYPYMLEEDELPHISGVHGVFKRMDDLLQTETETEKKAEKSFFNSAEMEQLHKQQIRCVEYVDGLLGELFRKCPANTHIIVTADHGELFGEDGYFGHGPVMHEKCFEVPFLEGLCPQI from the coding sequence ATGTATATTGTTATGGATAGCTGCCGTCATGACAGCTACTCTGCGGCATCAACTCCCAATATGGATCGGCTGGGTAAGGCTGAACGCCGGTATAGCTATGCTTCTTGGACATCCCCTTCCCACTATGCTATGTTGATGGGCATGGTTCCTCACAAAAGTCCTCGGGGCGTGTTTGCCTCTGAAGTTTATAAACAAGAATTTGCTAAATGGGTAGATCGTTTAGGAATCCCAGACTTGTCCTTTAAAACCTTTATTCCCCAACTCTCCTTACCGAAAGTCTTAAAAAACCAAGGTTATAAAACTATTGGCCGAGTTTCTCTACCTGTTCTCAACCAATTTACGAGTATTAATAAGTACTTTGATGACTATCGACTAATGCCCACTCACAATGAATTTGCCAAAATGGTTGAGGAAGTAGAATTTCCCGACGAACAACCTCAGTTTTACTTTTTTAACTTAGGAGAAACCCACTATCCTTATATGCTGGAAGAGGATGAACTGCCCCATATATCTGGAGTGCATGGAGTTTTTAAGAGAATGGACGATCTGCTGCAAACTGAAACCGAGACAGAAAAAAAAGCCGAAAAGTCATTTTTCAATTCAGCAGAAATGGAGCAGCTACACAAACAGCAAATTCGTTGTGTTGAGTATGTCGATGGTTTGCTAGGTGAGCTATTTCGTAAATGTCCTGCTAACACTCACATTATTGTCACTGCAGATCATGGAGAGTTGTTTGGAGAAGACGGTTATTTCGGACACGGGCCTGTGATGCACGAAAAATGCTTTGAAGTTCCCTTCTTAGAAGGATTATGTCCCCAAATTTAA
- a CDS encoding class I SAM-dependent methyltransferase codes for MPVITSYEPFSLQPEYLEANREFLHSLPLENVSQVLDLACGTGTLSELLLEIKPEVGIVGIDISTESLEIARELFKEKKMLVQDHDALNSALKSGQSAVLLKVGSADDFDLEPASMDLVLMGNAIHLLPDKEKLIQSISRVLRPGGIFAFNSCFFIGTYPEGTESIYTEWMKEALAIVSEKLLQLQQAGQEGIRRKRGKGNRAFGNEWFSPLQWRDLLNSHHLEIIQDKQRTVMLTQRSLETIGAYAGFAEVALSGYPVEIASEALQEAAAVTLNNLQIKEIPRLWLEIVAVKN; via the coding sequence ATGCCAGTCATTACTTCTTATGAACCATTTTCCCTGCAACCCGAATACCTAGAAGCAAACCGAGAATTTCTACACAGTTTGCCCTTAGAAAATGTCAGCCAGGTTCTCGATCTTGCTTGCGGTACAGGAACTCTCAGTGAATTGCTCCTAGAAATCAAACCAGAGGTAGGGATTGTTGGCATAGATATTTCGACAGAATCTCTCGAGATTGCGCGGGAATTATTTAAAGAAAAAAAGATGCTCGTTCAAGACCATGACGCGCTTAATTCAGCTTTAAAATCCGGGCAAAGTGCTGTGCTTCTAAAAGTCGGTAGTGCTGATGATTTTGACTTAGAACCGGCAAGCATGGATCTCGTCCTGATGGGCAATGCCATCCATTTACTTCCCGACAAAGAGAAATTAATCCAAAGTATCAGTCGAGTCTTGCGTCCTGGCGGAATTTTTGCCTTTAATTCTTGCTTTTTTATCGGCACCTATCCCGAGGGAACAGAATCGATCTATACTGAATGGATGAAAGAAGCCTTAGCTATCGTCTCCGAGAAACTGCTCCAATTGCAGCAAGCTGGTCAAGAAGGCATTCGCAGAAAGCGCGGTAAGGGGAATCGAGCTTTTGGCAATGAATGGTTCTCTCCACTTCAATGGCGGGATTTGCTCAATAGTCACCATTTAGAGATTATTCAGGATAAGCAGCGTACTGTCATGCTGACCCAGCGAAGTTTGGAAACCATTGGCGCCTATGCAGGGTTTGCTGAAGTCGCCTTAAGTGGCTATCCGGTAGAGATAGCTAGTGAAGCTTTGCAAGAAGCGGCGGCAGTTACTTTAAACAATCTACAAATCAAAGAAATTCCCCGACTTTGGTTGGAGATAGTAGCCGTGAAAAACTGA